ACCCGCGGGTCGCGGCGGGTGTTCTTCGCCTTGAGCGAGCCCTCCCCCGTCCCGACCAGGATGCGGTCGCCCTCGCGGGTGACCCACACCGGCGCCGACTGGGGCGAGCCGTCGGGCATCACCGTCGCGAGGTGGGCGAAGTTGGGTCCGTCGAAGAGCCGCTTGACGTCGTCGGTGAGCGTGATGGCCATGTCTGTCTCCAGGGGCGCCGCGGGTTGTCCGCCGTTTGGGGGAGTGAAAGGCT
This portion of the Candidatus Methylomirabilota bacterium genome encodes:
- a CDS encoding PPOX class F420-dependent oxidoreductase, translated to PFTPPNGGQPAAPLETDMAITLTDDVKRLFDGPNFAHLATVMPDGSPQSAPVWVTREGDRILVGTGEGSLKAKNTRRDPRVALSIVDGGNPYVEAQIRGRVVERRPDPTFVVKDETAQKYTGKPFPWRNPDAVTLVIEADRVKFARLPFVHAPGGRTR